In the Sediminibacter sp. Hel_I_10 genome, one interval contains:
- a CDS encoding DUF1572 family protein: protein MELEYLNSVKKQFTYYKALGEKTFVQLEDNDFFWQYNAQSNSIAIIVNHLWGNMTSRWTDFLISDGEKEWRERDLEFDDIIKTKAELLEKWQIGWDCLFEALASVKQENFNTEILIRNQSHSISEALNRQLAHYAYHIGQIVYLGRMLKSDSWQSLSIPKGDSKLFNKEKFSKGKHGGHFTDDIL, encoded by the coding sequence ATGGAATTAGAATATTTAAATAGCGTCAAAAAACAGTTTACTTATTATAAAGCTCTTGGAGAAAAAACCTTTGTCCAGCTCGAGGACAACGATTTTTTTTGGCAATACAATGCGCAATCCAATTCCATAGCCATCATCGTCAACCACCTTTGGGGAAACATGACCTCTCGATGGACTGATTTTTTAATCTCTGATGGCGAAAAAGAATGGCGAGAACGAGATCTAGAGTTTGACGATATCATAAAAACAAAAGCAGAACTTCTAGAGAAATGGCAAATAGGTTGGGACTGCCTCTTTGAAGCCTTAGCTTCAGTCAAACAAGAGAATTTCAATACCGAAATCTTGATCAGGAACCAATCCCACTCCATTAGTGAAGCCTTAAATAGACAACTAGCACATTATGCTTATCACATAGGCCAAATTGTATATTTGGGCAGAATGCTTAAGTCAGACTCTTGGCAAAGCCTATCCATCCCAAAGGGAGACTCTAAGCTCTTTAATAAAGAAAAGTTCTCCAAAGGAAAACATGGTGGTCATTTTACCGATGACATCCTGTAG
- the mgtE gene encoding magnesium transporter, whose protein sequence is MQEEKENIQFELTDELIEQVELFVEEKNDTSLKLLLNDFHYADIAEILDELNLDDSVYVIKLLDSETTSDILMEMDEDNREKVLRNLSAKEIAEEIEELDTDDAADIISELPEERQAEVISNIEDQGHRDEITELLAYDEDIAGGLMAKELVKVYETWTVAGCLKKIRGQAQEVTRVHSIYVVDKKNKLIGRLSLKDLIVAKSDQKISDIYISSVDYVHVEEDVEEVAKVMAKYDLEAIPVVDGNMTLLGRITIDDIIDVIREEADKDYQLAAGISQDVEADDSILELTKARLPWLVLGLFGGLGSVFIMKSFEDVMSTVPSLFFYTPLIAAMAGNVGVQSSAIIVQGLANNNVKGSILSRLLKEISLSLINGFALALLVVAFGFLIGQDGIESLAIALSMMSVIVVAALVGTFVPIILDKRGIDPAIATGPFITTSNDILGIFLFFMLSGEIIGF, encoded by the coding sequence TTGCAAGAAGAAAAAGAGAACATACAATTTGAGTTAACCGATGAACTCATTGAGCAAGTAGAGCTATTTGTCGAAGAAAAAAACGACACATCACTCAAACTGCTTCTCAATGATTTTCACTACGCTGATATTGCCGAAATTCTCGATGAGCTTAATTTAGATGATTCTGTTTACGTCATCAAGCTATTAGATTCTGAGACCACCTCAGATATTCTGATGGAGATGGATGAGGACAATCGTGAGAAAGTACTTCGAAACCTTTCTGCCAAGGAAATTGCTGAAGAAATTGAAGAACTGGACACTGATGATGCTGCCGATATTATTTCAGAACTACCAGAAGAACGTCAAGCAGAAGTCATTTCTAATATTGAAGATCAAGGTCACCGTGATGAAATCACAGAACTGCTGGCCTATGACGAAGATATTGCAGGTGGACTCATGGCTAAAGAATTGGTAAAAGTCTATGAAACATGGACCGTTGCCGGATGTTTAAAAAAAATACGAGGGCAGGCTCAGGAAGTCACCAGAGTGCACTCTATTTACGTAGTAGATAAAAAAAATAAACTTATAGGCCGCTTATCGCTCAAAGATTTGATTGTGGCTAAAAGTGATCAAAAAATATCAGACATTTATATCTCTAGTGTAGACTATGTGCACGTAGAAGAAGATGTTGAAGAGGTAGCGAAAGTCATGGCCAAGTATGACTTAGAAGCCATACCTGTTGTTGACGGCAACATGACGCTGTTGGGACGCATTACCATTGATGATATTATCGATGTAATTAGAGAAGAAGCTGATAAAGATTATCAATTAGCTGCTGGTATCTCACAAGATGTAGAGGCCGATGATAGCATTTTAGAACTTACAAAAGCACGTTTACCTTGGTTGGTTTTAGGCCTTTTTGGTGGACTTGGAAGTGTCTTTATCATGAAAAGCTTTGAAGATGTGATGAGCACGGTGCCCTCGTTGTTTTTTTACACGCCGCTCATTGCCGCTATGGCAGGAAATGTTGGGGTTCAATCTAGCGCAATTATCGTGCAGGGTTTAGCCAATAATAATGTAAAGGGCAGTATTTTAAGTCGATTGTTGAAAGAAATCAGCCTCAGTTTAATCAACGGTTTTGCCTTGGCACTGCTGGTGGTCGCTTTTGGCTTTTTAATAGGTCAAGACGGTATCGAAAGTTTGGCAATTGCCTTATCGATGATGAGCGTAATTGTAGTGGCCGCGCTTGTGGGCACTTTTGTACCTATTATCCTCGATAAACGCGGTATTGACCCAGCCATTGCTACAGGTCCCTTTATAACAACCAGCAATGATATTCTCGGAATTTTCTTGTTTTTCATGTTATCTGGTGAGATTATTGGGTTTTAA
- the rsmA gene encoding 16S rRNA (adenine(1518)-N(6)/adenine(1519)-N(6))-dimethyltransferase RsmA — translation MAEHHQVKAKKHLGQHFLTDETIAEKIANTLSFKGYDDILEIGPGTGVLTKYLLKKDTKTHVIEIDTESVEFLKANYLNLSDKIIEQDFLKYDLSLVFKDRPFAIIGNFPYNISTQIVFKTLELRDQIPEFAGMFQKEVAMRICSKEGSKVYGILSVLTQAFYDADYLFTVPPTVFNPPPKVESGVLLLKRKENFSLDCDEKLFFRVVKTAFQQRRKTLRNSLKTFNLSDNLKANSIFDQRPEQLSVASFLELTSLIEHDETS, via the coding sequence GTGGCAGAACACCATCAAGTCAAAGCAAAAAAACATTTAGGACAGCACTTTCTAACCGATGAGACCATTGCCGAAAAGATAGCCAATACGCTCTCTTTTAAAGGTTATGACGATATTTTAGAAATAGGTCCTGGCACAGGAGTATTGACCAAATACCTTCTTAAAAAGGACACCAAAACCCATGTGATAGAGATTGACACCGAATCGGTAGAGTTTCTAAAGGCCAATTACCTTAACCTCTCTGATAAAATCATCGAGCAAGATTTCTTAAAATACGATCTTAGTCTTGTCTTTAAAGACAGGCCTTTTGCCATCATAGGCAACTTTCCATATAACATTTCAACACAAATTGTTTTTAAGACCTTAGAGTTGCGAGACCAAATTCCTGAATTTGCAGGCATGTTCCAAAAAGAAGTGGCCATGCGTATCTGCTCAAAAGAAGGTAGTAAGGTGTACGGTATTTTATCGGTATTAACCCAAGCTTTTTATGATGCCGACTATCTTTTTACGGTTCCGCCAACAGTTTTTAATCCGCCACCCAAAGTAGAATCTGGCGTTTTACTTTTAAAACGAAAAGAAAATTTCTCTCTAGACTGCGATGAGAAACTATTTTTTAGAGTTGTAAAAACGGCTTTTCAACAGCGTAGAAAAACACTTCGTAACAGTTTAAAAACATTTAATCTTTCAGATAATTTAAAAGCAAATAGTATCTTTGACCAGCGTCCTGAGCAATTGAGCGTAGCCTCGTTTTTAGAACTCACCTCGCTCATAGAACACGACGAAACGTCATAA
- the aat gene encoding leucyl/phenylalanyl-tRNA--protein transferase has protein sequence MVFLDQKIAFPEVSKASKEGILAIGGDLSPERLILAYKLGIFPWFDADEPIIWWSPDPRFVLFPQKLRVSKSMRQVMRNTDFEVTVNADFEAVISNCSKMKRNGQQGTWITNTMKAAYLKLHQMGKAKSVEVWLQGELVGGLYGVDLGNGVFCGESMFAKVSNASKAGFITFIENSDYALIDCQVYTNHLESLGAEEISRSHFLSYLD, from the coding sequence ATGGTTTTTTTAGATCAAAAAATAGCGTTTCCAGAGGTTTCTAAAGCTTCAAAAGAAGGGATCTTGGCCATTGGTGGAGATCTGTCTCCAGAGCGCTTGATCTTGGCTTACAAACTCGGTATTTTTCCATGGTTTGATGCTGATGAGCCAATTATCTGGTGGTCTCCAGATCCTCGATTTGTCCTATTTCCGCAGAAATTAAGAGTTTCAAAGAGCATGAGGCAGGTGATGCGTAATACCGATTTTGAAGTGACGGTAAATGCCGATTTTGAAGCGGTCATTTCCAACTGTTCAAAGATGAAGCGAAACGGGCAGCAAGGCACTTGGATTACCAATACGATGAAAGCAGCTTATTTAAAACTGCATCAAATGGGTAAGGCAAAATCGGTTGAGGTATGGCTACAAGGCGAGTTGGTTGGCGGTTTGTACGGTGTTGATTTGGGAAATGGTGTATTTTGTGGAGAGAGCATGTTTGCCAAAGTGAGCAACGCCAGCAAGGCAGGATTTATAACGTTTATTGAGAATTCTGATTATGCATTAATAGACTGTCAAGTCTATACCAACCATCTCGAAAGTCTTGGCGCAGAGGAGATCTCCCGCTCCCATTTTTTAAGTTACCTTGATTAA
- a CDS encoding DUF2490 domain-containing protein, whose protein sequence is MNTLCTKFLVLCMLVISISGSAQDQFEVFNENAFAVRHGFSKAYSVNFELSSRAYVYTQDAVSFVTRQVQIGHFSTLKLNLKNSVALGIMYRNRELFEDSSNEVRLTQQFNRRSIFKTLRFGHRLRSEQRFYDDFTTFRFRYRLALDLPLQGLKLDVGETYIVVSNEALLTNSKVFKPELEYRVTPSLGILLSKDLIFEFGFELRLDKLNIEMEESLFVSTSLQLRI, encoded by the coding sequence ATGAATACATTATGTACTAAATTTTTGGTGCTTTGTATGCTAGTGATCAGTATCTCTGGTAGCGCACAAGATCAATTTGAGGTATTTAACGAAAATGCATTTGCCGTTAGACATGGGTTCTCTAAAGCGTACAGTGTCAACTTTGAGCTGAGCTCAAGAGCTTATGTTTATACGCAAGATGCTGTTTCTTTTGTAACAAGACAGGTTCAAATTGGTCACTTTTCTACCTTAAAACTCAACCTCAAGAACAGTGTGGCTCTTGGGATCATGTATCGAAATCGGGAGCTTTTTGAAGACTCCAGTAATGAGGTTAGACTCACACAGCAATTCAACCGTCGCTCTATTTTTAAGACGCTCCGGTTTGGGCATCGCTTACGGAGCGAACAACGGTTTTATGATGACTTCACCACCTTTAGATTTAGGTATCGATTGGCATTGGATCTCCCACTACAAGGGCTAAAATTAGATGTTGGCGAAACCTATATTGTGGTGTCTAATGAAGCATTATTGACGAATTCAAAAGTCTTTAAGCCCGAGTTAGAATACCGTGTAACGCCATCTTTGGGTATTTTATTGTCTAAAGATTTGATCTTTGAATTTGGGTTTGAACTTCGTTTAGACAAGCTCAATATTGAGATGGAAGAGTCGCTCTTTGTGAGCACCTCCCTACAACTTCGTATTTAA
- a CDS encoding DNA-3-methyladenine glycosylase I, whose protein sequence is MNTHKCGWCLGDQLYEDYHDQEWGVPVKDDATLFEFLILETFQAGLSWITILRKRDNFRKAFDQFDYQKIATYDQNKIDQLLQNEGIVRNRLKIKATISNAQAFMAIQKEFRTFSTYIWNFVNGQPIKNKITNYKNTPANTALSDAISKDLKKRGFKFVGSTVIYAHMQATGMVNDHEMHCFRYDEV, encoded by the coding sequence ATGAACACACACAAATGTGGCTGGTGCCTTGGCGATCAGCTTTATGAAGACTATCACGATCAAGAATGGGGTGTTCCCGTTAAGGACGATGCAACGCTTTTTGAGTTTTTAATATTAGAGACCTTTCAGGCAGGACTTAGCTGGATTACGATACTTCGGAAAAGGGACAACTTTAGAAAGGCTTTTGACCAATTTGATTATCAAAAAATAGCTACTTACGATCAAAACAAGATTGATCAATTGTTACAAAATGAAGGTATTGTTAGAAATCGATTGAAGATCAAGGCAACCATTAGCAATGCACAAGCGTTTATGGCCATCCAAAAGGAGTTTAGAACCTTCTCAACCTACATTTGGAACTTTGTAAACGGCCAACCCATTAAAAATAAAATTACTAATTATAAAAATACGCCAGCAAATACAGCCCTAAGTGACGCTATAAGTAAGGACCTTAAGAAGCGTGGTTTTAAATTTGTGGGCTCTACTGTAATTTACGCTCACATGCAAGCTACCGGTATGGTCAATGATCATGAAATGCATTGTTTTAGATATGACGAAGTTTAA
- a CDS encoding thioredoxin family protein, producing MDVAKTPSVNQIIEQSLSQAINYQDYRALVHQLALEGSTSGAEKTEDLANYTLLSDRRMKRWDKTLKISEVDQETISNFDGNVTWLVITESWCGDAAHVIPVLNKMAELSNGIALKLVFRDENEALMNHFLTNGGKSIAKLIMIDNATGDVLGTFGPRPSEATALVEAYKAEHGKLAPEFKETLQAWYNHDKGQNVVKDVLQLLSL from the coding sequence ATGGATGTCGCAAAAACACCTTCGGTCAACCAAATTATAGAACAAAGCTTAAGTCAAGCCATCAATTATCAAGATTATCGTGCGTTGGTGCACCAATTGGCATTAGAGGGTTCAACATCAGGTGCTGAAAAAACGGAAGATTTGGCCAACTATACCTTATTGAGCGATAGGCGCATGAAACGCTGGGACAAGACGCTTAAAATTTCCGAAGTTGATCAAGAAACAATTTCCAATTTTGACGGAAACGTTACTTGGTTGGTCATTACCGAAAGTTGGTGTGGCGATGCTGCGCACGTTATCCCAGTATTGAATAAGATGGCAGAACTATCTAACGGTATTGCATTAAAGTTGGTATTTCGTGATGAGAATGAAGCGCTTATGAATCATTTTTTGACCAATGGCGGCAAGTCTATCGCCAAGTTGATTATGATAGACAATGCTACCGGTGACGTCCTAGGTACCTTTGGGCCTAGACCCTCTGAAGCCACAGCTTTAGTTGAGGCTTATAAGGCGGAACATGGCAAGCTAGCACCAGAATTTAAAGAAACGCTTCAAGCTTGGTACAACCACGATAAGGGCCAAAATGTTGTTAAGGATGTGTTGCAGTTGTTAAGCCTCTAA
- a CDS encoding energy transducer TonB, whose amino-acid sequence MNFIEKHKALLITVLISGTVLMTLFSMRLTKEAEFLAESFYEIEPQTAEELEALEAEKALENAKSATNQAFNEDEEFKEMMRNFKTVNTNQVNETKAKEAPAQEEASETPDNVLTANASSANASKNYAVKEKERQSFNKAKDILAMHSPEKNKDNSDSNKSSTVSFSLKNRTKVKLPPPVYLCETTGKIVVNITVNADGQVTDTYINSSSSSDNKCLIENALDYAKNALFSQDPNTKSQIGSITYYFIGKN is encoded by the coding sequence TTGAATTTCATTGAAAAACATAAAGCCCTACTCATTACAGTGCTCATTTCTGGCACGGTACTCATGACCTTGTTCTCTATGCGTCTCACCAAGGAAGCTGAGTTTCTTGCAGAAAGTTTTTATGAAATTGAACCACAAACGGCTGAAGAACTTGAAGCATTAGAAGCCGAGAAAGCTTTGGAAAATGCCAAATCGGCAACCAATCAAGCCTTTAACGAAGACGAGGAGTTTAAGGAAATGATGCGTAATTTTAAAACGGTAAATACCAATCAGGTCAACGAAACAAAAGCGAAAGAAGCACCTGCTCAAGAAGAAGCCTCAGAAACGCCAGATAATGTTTTAACAGCAAATGCGTCTTCAGCTAATGCCTCAAAAAATTATGCGGTAAAAGAAAAAGAACGCCAGTCTTTCAATAAGGCCAAGGATATTTTGGCAATGCATTCTCCCGAAAAAAACAAAGATAATAGTGACTCCAACAAAAGTAGTACGGTATCTTTTTCCTTGAAAAATAGAACTAAAGTGAAATTACCGCCTCCAGTATATCTCTGTGAAACTACAGGTAAAATTGTTGTAAATATTACGGTTAATGCAGACGGTCAAGTGACCGACACTTACATCAACTCTTCCTCATCCTCAGATAATAAATGCCTTATTGAAAATGCGCTTGATTATGCCAAAAACGCGCTGTTCTCACAAGACCCCAATACCAAAAGCCAAATTGGGTCTATCACTTATTACTTTATAGGTAAAAATTAG
- the truB gene encoding tRNA pseudouridine(55) synthase TruB — translation MTAEDFQNGKILLIDKPLQWTSFQAVNKLRWEIRQAFNIKKIKVGHAGTLDPLATGLLIICTGKMTKQINTFQGQDKEYTGTFVLGSTTASYDLETEIDQSFPTHHISEAMIHEATKAFIGDIEQIPPVFSALKKDGKRLYEYARAGEAVEVKSRQVSISEFEITSIDATNVNFRVVCSKGTYIRSLAHDFGKALQSGAHLSALRRTKIGEFNVDDAILPEDFIAKLSE, via the coding sequence ATGACTGCAGAAGACTTTCAAAACGGCAAAATACTGCTCATCGATAAACCGCTGCAATGGACCTCGTTTCAAGCGGTCAATAAATTACGTTGGGAAATACGCCAAGCCTTCAATATCAAAAAAATAAAAGTTGGTCACGCGGGAACTTTAGATCCATTGGCTACAGGTTTACTTATCATCTGTACCGGTAAAATGACCAAGCAAATCAATACATTTCAAGGACAAGACAAAGAGTACACTGGCACCTTTGTTTTGGGTAGCACCACAGCATCTTATGATTTGGAAACGGAGATTGATCAAAGTTTTCCAACCCATCACATTTCCGAAGCCATGATCCACGAGGCTACAAAAGCCTTTATTGGAGACATTGAACAAATTCCACCCGTATTTTCAGCTTTAAAGAAAGACGGCAAACGGCTTTATGAATATGCTCGCGCTGGGGAAGCGGTAGAAGTAAAATCACGACAGGTAAGCATTTCAGAATTTGAAATTACCAGTATAGACGCTACAAACGTCAATTTTAGAGTGGTTTGCAGCAAGGGCACCTACATTAGATCTTTAGCGCATGATTTTGGGAAAGCACTACAATCTGGCGCGCATCTCTCTGCATTAAGACGTACTAAAATTGGAGAATTTAACGTAGACGATGCCATACTCCCCGAAGATTTTATCGCAAAATTATCTGAGTAA
- a CDS encoding undecaprenyl-diphosphate phosphatase: MDVIDSIVLGIIQGLTEFLPVSSSGHLELGKAILGDTSIPEESLLFTVVLHFATALSTIVIFRKDILDLIKGALKLQWNDDLKFISKIALSMVPAVIVGLFFEKQLEQLFGGNILLVGCMLLVTALLLFMADRAKDTNKNVTFKDAIIIGISQAIAMLPGISRSGATISTSVLLGNDKTKAARFSFLMVVPLIFGKIAKDVLSGDISYESSNFTNLGAGFVAAFIAGLFACTWMIALVKKSKLSYFAIYCVIVGLIAIGFALSNTAG; the protein is encoded by the coding sequence ATGGACGTTATTGACTCAATCGTACTGGGAATCATTCAAGGCTTAACTGAGTTTTTGCCTGTATCCTCTAGCGGACATTTAGAATTAGGCAAAGCCATTCTTGGTGACACGTCTATTCCCGAAGAAAGCCTTTTATTTACCGTAGTCTTACACTTTGCTACTGCTTTAAGCACCATTGTTATCTTTAGAAAAGATATTTTAGACCTTATCAAAGGTGCCTTAAAATTACAATGGAACGACGATTTAAAATTCATTTCAAAAATTGCGCTGTCTATGGTGCCAGCCGTTATTGTAGGGTTGTTTTTTGAAAAGCAGCTCGAACAATTATTTGGCGGTAATATTTTGCTGGTAGGCTGTATGTTGCTCGTCACGGCCTTATTGTTATTTATGGCAGATCGCGCCAAAGACACCAACAAGAATGTCACGTTTAAGGATGCTATTATTATCGGCATTTCGCAAGCCATTGCCATGCTGCCAGGGATCTCACGATCTGGAGCTACGATATCTACTTCGGTATTACTAGGCAATGATAAAACCAAAGCCGCTCGGTTTTCCTTTTTAATGGTGGTACCACTCATCTTTGGTAAAATTGCCAAAGACGTTTTAAGTGGTGATATTTCTTATGAAAGTTCCAACTTCACCAATTTGGGCGCTGGTTTTGTAGCTGCATTTATTGCAGGATTGTTTGCCTGTACCTGGATGATTGCTTTGGTCAAAAAAAGCAAGTTGTCTTATTTTGCAATCTATTGCGTTATCGTTGGCCTAATCGCCATAGGTTTTGCCTTGTCAAACACCGCTGGCTAA
- a CDS encoding DUF3098 domain-containing protein, giving the protein MGEQKRRQSSNNDFIFGKKNYKFMLIGLGCILLGFALMAGGGSDDPNVFDPSIFSWRRIRLAPTLVLLGFGIQVYAILLSPDKGSKTKADGTES; this is encoded by the coding sequence ATGGGAGAACAAAAACGTAGACAAAGCTCAAATAACGATTTTATCTTCGGAAAAAAGAACTACAAGTTTATGCTCATTGGTCTTGGCTGCATCTTACTTGGCTTCGCTTTAATGGCTGGCGGTGGCAGTGATGACCCTAACGTTTTTGATCCTTCTATCTTTAGTTGGAGACGCATTAGATTAGCGCCAACATTGGTGCTGTTGGGATTTGGCATACAAGTGTACGCCATTTTACTAAGCCCAGATAAAGGCTCAAAGACCAAAGCTGACGGCACTGAAAGCTAA
- a CDS encoding ABC transporter permease — MASSFDQYQKRKLISSYFSVVISIALVLFLLGCLGLLVLNAKKVADHFKEQVVVTIYLNESAKDVEIKQLEKSLTMAAYTKATEYVSKEEAAELMKAETGEDFMDFVGYNPLQNSIDVYLKADYVTNETLDGITEELANKKFIEEIRYDNDLVELMNDNVKKITFWVLILSALFTLIAVLLINSSIRLAVYSKRFIIKTMQMVGATKSFIRRPFISKSVQLGIIGAVVALIGMGIVLYYLNETFPELQLLQNPVLIGGLFLGIFLVGILITWISTFIATQRFLNLKTDQLYY; from the coding sequence ATGGCTTCTTCCTTTGACCAATATCAAAAACGAAAGTTGATTTCCTCCTATTTTTCTGTGGTTATCAGTATTGCTTTGGTACTCTTTCTCTTGGGATGTTTGGGTTTATTGGTTTTAAATGCCAAAAAAGTAGCCGATCATTTTAAGGAACAAGTGGTGGTTACCATTTATTTAAATGAATCTGCCAAGGATGTTGAGATCAAGCAACTTGAAAAAAGCTTGACCATGGCAGCATACACAAAAGCTACAGAATACGTTTCTAAAGAAGAAGCTGCCGAACTCATGAAAGCAGAAACCGGTGAGGATTTTATGGATTTTGTGGGTTATAATCCTTTACAGAATTCTATTGACGTGTACCTTAAGGCAGATTACGTGACCAATGAAACCTTAGATGGTATTACCGAAGAATTAGCAAACAAAAAATTTATTGAAGAAATACGCTATGACAATGATCTGGTAGAACTCATGAATGATAATGTGAAGAAAATCACCTTTTGGGTATTGATTTTAAGCGCATTATTTACGCTTATAGCAGTGCTTCTTATCAATAGCTCCATACGTCTTGCGGTCTATTCTAAACGATTTATCATCAAGACCATGCAGATGGTTGGGGCTACCAAATCTTTTATTAGACGTCCTTTTATTAGTAAAAGTGTACAATTGGGCATAATTGGCGCAGTGGTTGCGCTTATTGGTATGGGCATTGTGCTGTATTATCTTAATGAAACCTTCCCAGAACTACAATTGCTACAAAATCCAGTGCTTATTGGAGGATTGTTTTTAGGGATCTTTTTAGTTGGAATATTGATTACCTGGATTAGTACCTTTATTGCAACCCAACGTTTCTTAAACCTAAAAACCGACCAACTTTACTATTAA